A stretch of the Desertibacillus haloalkaliphilus genome encodes the following:
- a CDS encoding DUF421 domain-containing protein yields the protein MNLHFIWKAIVIVIGGVLILRLAGRKSISQLTVAQTVMMVAVGSLIIQPVGDRNIWITLIITFLLVLTLLFIEYIVLKSDKLENFFYGKSLTVIENGQLNERNLKKLRLTIDMLEVRMRQQSIERISDVQWATIESNGQLGFVLKPEKQYATKEDIQMLMSIIQSNIPNSPSQTQMFQSNEDQNIFTEVKDKRHTQKFPEHLK from the coding sequence TTGAACTTACATTTTATATGGAAGGCAATTGTCATTGTCATAGGCGGAGTCCTAATTTTAAGGTTAGCTGGCAGAAAATCAATTTCACAACTTACTGTTGCCCAAACCGTAATGATGGTAGCCGTTGGTTCATTGATTATTCAACCAGTCGGTGACCGAAATATTTGGATTACGCTTATAATTACTTTCTTACTTGTACTCACACTGCTTTTTATTGAGTATATCGTATTAAAGTCAGACAAGCTTGAAAACTTTTTTTATGGCAAGTCACTCACTGTAATTGAAAATGGTCAGCTCAATGAAAGGAACTTAAAAAAATTAAGGTTAACTATTGATATGCTTGAAGTACGTATGAGACAGCAAAGCATAGAAAGAATTAGTGATGTACAGTGGGCTACAATTGAATCTAACGGTCAATTAGGCTTTGTGTTAAAACCCGAGAAACAATACGCAACAAAAGAGGACATCCAAATGTTAATGTCTATCATTCAATCGAACATACCTAACTCCCCTTCACAAACTCAAATGTTTCAATCTAACGAGGATCAAAACATATTCACAGAAGTTAAAGATAAAAGACATACACAAAAGTTCCCAGAACATTTGAAATGA
- a CDS encoding histidine phosphatase family protein, which translates to MKLYVIRHGESTANRLGKIQGGQDYPLSPLGKKQADLLGQYFQDIQLDYIYSSDLTRANETASAIGSYQHTSVQKWETIREVGLGPFEGKSREEIELAYPEVRERSMLTSGVEGTETIEQLTNRCQYLYDQLQRAHKNDDVALVSHGGFISIFLMYVMLGEEWHQYHRPFMIENTGITLIEWKEGRKPLIHYINRNPHLQATEGISKSS; encoded by the coding sequence ATGAAACTATATGTCATTCGACATGGGGAGTCGACCGCAAACCGTCTAGGAAAGATTCAGGGCGGTCAGGACTACCCACTATCTCCATTAGGTAAAAAGCAAGCAGACCTCCTCGGGCAATATTTTCAAGATATTCAGCTTGACTATATTTACAGCAGTGATTTAACGAGAGCGAATGAGACGGCTAGCGCTATCGGTAGCTATCAACATACTTCAGTACAAAAGTGGGAGACGATTCGTGAAGTGGGTCTCGGACCGTTTGAAGGCAAGTCTCGTGAAGAGATTGAGCTTGCTTATCCAGAAGTTAGGGAGCGTTCGATGCTAACGTCAGGAGTCGAAGGCACAGAAACGATTGAGCAATTAACAAATCGTTGTCAGTACCTATATGATCAGTTGCAACGTGCACATAAAAATGACGATGTCGCGTTAGTCTCTCATGGTGGTTTTATAAGTATTTTCTTAATGTATGTCATGCTCGGTGAAGAGTGGCATCAGTATCATCGTCCATTTATGATTGAGAATACTGGCATAACGTTAATTGAATGGAAAGAAGGACGCAAACCATTAATTCACTATATTAATCGTAACCCACATTTACAAGCCACTGAGGGAATTTCAAAATCGAGCTAA
- the yfkAB gene encoding radical SAM/CxCxxxxC motif protein YfkAB: MIDQKQLQITPSHDPWEAYLDIKEFGKPELSNVEFTTTTLCNMRCEHCAVGYTLQPKDPDPLPLELFINRLEEIPNLRAFSITGGEPMMSIKSVDNYVVPLLKYAHERGARTQINSNLTLDLERYEKITPYLDVLHISHNYGSVDDFVDIGFANMKKKPTYKQRANYFNRMIDNAKALTSAGVIVSAETMINKRTLPHLERIHEQIVEMGCQRHEVHPMYPSDFASDLEVATLAEIREGIYRLLDAKNDDIWMLFGTLPFYACSDNQKDLDLLKRLYKQKNVTVRNDPDGRSRLNINIFDGDIIVTDFGDTPPLGNVQDTRLIDAYQKWQQSSVAQELSCHCPEVECLGPNILVKNAYYKGVDFSTRKSKITL; this comes from the coding sequence GTGATTGATCAAAAGCAGTTACAAATTACCCCTTCCCATGACCCTTGGGAAGCGTATCTCGATATTAAAGAATTTGGGAAGCCAGAACTATCGAATGTTGAATTTACTACGACAACCCTTTGCAATATGCGTTGTGAACACTGTGCAGTCGGATATACATTACAACCGAAAGATCCTGACCCACTTCCACTTGAATTATTCATTAACAGACTTGAAGAAATCCCAAACTTACGTGCATTTAGTATTACTGGCGGTGAACCAATGATGTCAATCAAGTCAGTGGATAACTATGTCGTTCCATTATTAAAATATGCTCACGAACGCGGTGCACGTACGCAAATCAATTCAAACTTAACGCTTGATTTAGAACGCTATGAAAAGATCACACCATATCTTGATGTTCTCCACATTTCTCATAACTATGGGAGTGTCGATGATTTTGTCGATATTGGCTTTGCTAATATGAAAAAAAAGCCAACCTACAAACAGCGGGCCAACTATTTCAATCGAATGATTGACAATGCAAAGGCATTAACAAGTGCTGGGGTCATCGTTTCAGCTGAAACAATGATTAATAAGCGGACTCTCCCTCACCTTGAACGCATTCATGAACAAATTGTCGAGATGGGATGCCAACGCCATGAAGTTCACCCGATGTATCCTAGTGATTTTGCAAGTGACTTAGAAGTCGCAACACTAGCAGAAATCAGAGAAGGGATCTATCGACTGCTCGATGCGAAGAACGATGATATCTGGATGTTATTTGGCACGTTACCGTTTTATGCTTGTAGTGACAACCAAAAGGATCTAGACCTACTAAAACGATTGTATAAACAAAAGAATGTGACCGTTCGAAACGACCCTGATGGTCGCTCGCGACTTAACATCAACATTTTTGATGGTGATATTATCGTTACAGACTTCGGTGATACACCACCATTAGGAAATGTGCAGGATACACGTCTCATTGATGCGTATCAGAAATGGCAACAATCTTCGGTGGCACAAGAGTTAAGCTGTCATTGCCCAGAAGTCGAATGCCTTGGACCTAATATCCTAGTGAAAAACGCTTATTATAAGGGCGTCGATTTTTCTACCCGAAAATCAAAGATTACGCTTTAA
- a CDS encoding MATE family efflux transporter: MKSDLNHDFTEGSISKKMMLYSWPIFFGNLLQTSYQFIDSLWVGNLLGANALGAITISATVIFTILSFIIGINGATLTVLSQYKGAKDEKGLKKSLNTFVFVLGCMTLAVGILGFFLSERILTLMGTPADILPMAKAYLQINFIGIIFLFGYNFIGTVLRALGDSKTPIRFVFIAVLLNAVLDPIFISVFNLGIEGAAIATVLSQGTAFVYGILYSIIKIKVPFTVPKLPEKRYFMTLLKLGLPSGLSMMAISAGIMAIMTVVTTYGEEVVAGFGAAQRIDGIIMLPALTLGSAVTSMAGQNIGAKQWERVSEIAKNAMLLIMVVSLTISTAVFFSAEHLIRLFISNEETVAFGTLYLKVIAFFYPFLGINFVLNGIVRASGAMFQVLVLNIISFWVLRYPLTYICANWFGEIGIAIGMGLSFVVSSAVATAYYFFGNWRKIEVIKEEKKQEGE, encoded by the coding sequence ATGAAATCAGATCTAAATCACGATTTTACTGAAGGAAGCATCTCAAAAAAGATGATGCTTTATTCGTGGCCGATTTTTTTCGGTAATTTGTTACAGACCTCTTATCAGTTTATTGATAGCTTGTGGGTTGGTAACTTATTAGGTGCTAATGCACTTGGTGCAATTACAATTTCTGCGACAGTGATCTTTACGATTTTGTCGTTTATTATTGGAATTAATGGAGCAACATTGACTGTTTTATCCCAGTATAAAGGGGCAAAGGATGAGAAAGGCTTAAAGAAATCACTGAATACGTTTGTTTTTGTGCTAGGGTGTATGACGCTAGCCGTTGGTATTCTTGGTTTCTTTTTAAGTGAGAGGATCCTTACGCTAATGGGGACGCCAGCGGATATTTTACCTATGGCTAAAGCGTACTTACAAATTAATTTCATCGGGATTATCTTTTTGTTTGGATATAACTTTATCGGGACAGTGCTAAGAGCTCTTGGGGATAGTAAAACACCGATACGTTTTGTGTTCATAGCTGTACTTTTAAATGCGGTTCTCGATCCGATTTTTATCTCTGTTTTTAACCTTGGTATTGAAGGGGCGGCGATTGCGACCGTATTGTCACAGGGAACGGCATTTGTTTACGGAATTCTCTATTCAATCATAAAGATCAAAGTTCCATTTACGGTGCCGAAGCTTCCTGAGAAAAGGTATTTTATGACGTTACTTAAACTCGGCTTACCCTCTGGATTATCAATGATGGCGATCTCAGCAGGAATTATGGCGATCATGACAGTCGTTACAACCTACGGAGAAGAGGTTGTGGCTGGTTTTGGGGCAGCGCAGCGAATTGACGGCATCATTATGCTACCAGCATTGACGTTAGGATCAGCAGTTACTAGTATGGCTGGTCAAAATATTGGAGCCAAGCAATGGGAGAGAGTTAGTGAGATTGCCAAAAATGCGATGTTGTTAATTATGGTCGTTTCACTAACGATAAGTACGGCCGTGTTCTTTAGTGCTGAGCATTTGATACGGTTATTTATTAGTAATGAAGAAACGGTTGCTTTCGGTACACTATATTTAAAAGTGATTGCTTTCTTTTATCCGTTTTTAGGGATTAATTTTGTATTGAATGGCATCGTTCGCGCCTCGGGAGCGATGTTCCAGGTTTTAGTACTAAACATCATTTCATTTTGGGTGTTACGCTATCCGTTAACCTATATCTGTGCCAACTGGTTTGGTGAAATAGGGATCGCGATCGGAATGGGGTTAAGTTTTGTCGTAAGTAGCGCTGTTGCAACAGCGTACTACTTCTTTGGAAATTGGCGGAAAATTGAGGTCATCAAGGAAGAAAAGAAACAAGAAGGCGAATAA
- a CDS encoding SE1561 family protein: MGGAIHDKKSQMDYLNKRITMLVEVLDSIDPEEAGIEEIDRIIQMLDDLEFKCKQFRNEWSTQGED; this comes from the coding sequence GTGGGCGGAGCTATCCATGATAAAAAATCACAGATGGACTATTTAAATAAACGTATTACAATGCTAGTTGAGGTGCTTGATTCGATTGATCCAGAGGAAGCTGGAATAGAGGAAATCGATCGTATTATTCAAATGCTTGATGATCTAGAGTTTAAGTGCAAACAATTCCGTAATGAGTGGTCAACACAAGGAGAGGACTAA
- a CDS encoding YfkD famly protein, with protein sequence MKKVTLFFLMIMLLAMPLHSLAKEEEKNKDGGLEIPDSVLDITKENTYPNPTQDLPYLQPSELTTSLLETTDVTIENPDLIKMLNESSMNDSKLAVGFRASIYLGEWPLSYSSSETNVNWEYKKINTNYLDNRGGQAPKKMSYNQEKQQKVTGGLTANIPNKDQVKKMMMIKAAENTGLPLAFETIIGQGTKKGQVYNVSPKNVGYLYGYVPAANEKGKVTYGEVYLTFKGSKAQLEVKNVTQQGIGAWIPVQDRLSFQFITANQPK encoded by the coding sequence ATGAAGAAGGTAACACTCTTTTTTTTAATGATTATGTTACTAGCAATGCCGCTACATAGTTTAGCGAAAGAAGAGGAGAAAAACAAAGATGGTGGGCTAGAAATCCCAGATTCGGTACTTGACATTACGAAGGAAAACACGTATCCAAACCCAACCCAAGATTTACCTTATCTGCAGCCGAGTGAACTGACGACATCGTTGTTAGAAACAACTGACGTAACGATTGAAAACCCGGATTTAATAAAGATGTTAAATGAGTCATCAATGAATGATTCAAAATTAGCGGTTGGTTTTAGAGCATCGATTTATTTAGGAGAATGGCCTTTATCGTATAGTTCTTCAGAAACGAATGTTAATTGGGAATATAAAAAGATCAACACAAATTATCTAGATAACCGCGGTGGACAAGCTCCGAAGAAAATGAGCTATAATCAAGAGAAACAGCAAAAAGTAACCGGTGGCTTAACAGCTAATATTCCAAATAAAGATCAAGTGAAAAAAATGATGATGATCAAAGCAGCGGAAAATACAGGGCTGCCATTAGCGTTTGAAACAATCATTGGTCAAGGAACGAAAAAAGGACAAGTCTATAACGTCTCACCCAAAAATGTCGGCTATTTATACGGTTATGTCCCAGCCGCAAATGAAAAAGGAAAAGTGACGTATGGTGAGGTATATCTAACCTTTAAAGGCAGCAAGGCACAATTGGAAGTAAAAAATGTAACACAACAAGGCATCGGTGCTTGGATTCCTGTTCAAGATCGTCTATCTTTCCAGTTTATCACAGCGAACCAACCGAAATAA
- a CDS encoding GAF domain-containing protein, with translation MSIPTDVASLQIMAHVYKKKSAQSIFEKTVESLVDQVPYIDWAGIYIYENESDELVAASDFEDDLGWECNGQLKFPIADSSEQQIGVMVVRSKQPIAFDVTDVSTLETIASAIGQESLAN, from the coding sequence ATGTCTATACCAACAGATGTAGCATCACTACAAATTATGGCTCATGTTTATAAGAAAAAAAGTGCTCAATCTATTTTTGAAAAAACGGTCGAAAGCCTTGTCGATCAAGTACCATACATAGATTGGGCAGGAATCTACATCTATGAAAACGAGAGTGACGAATTAGTTGCAGCATCAGATTTTGAAGATGATCTTGGTTGGGAATGCAATGGTCAATTAAAGTTTCCAATTGCAGATTCAAGTGAGCAACAAATCGGAGTCATGGTTGTACGAAGCAAACAACCAATTGCTTTTGACGTAACCGATGTGAGTACATTAGAAACCATTGCTTCTGCAATTGGTCAAGAGAGCCTTGCAAACTAA
- a CDS encoding chloride channel protein, with product MNTKVKYQTFISTFIKWLLWGGIIGVIIGSTTALLLNTNDFLGKIREHNFWLIYLLPLGGIIIGYIYMNFGKNYAHNTLNDSAKGNNLVIEGVHGKAKVLRRMGPIVYLGTFITVLFGGSTGREGAAIQMGGSVAQTVNQYFKINILDTKILLMSGISAGFGAAFGTPITGAIFGMEMTALGKMKYEAFVPCLIASFVGHYITESVWGVKHETFIIQNVPTASAVTFLKVIFLAIIFSLLSILYCQLRHGIQKLSEKYLNKNHILRALIGGIIIVLLTLIIGAQDYNGRGLDMLEEAFKEEVPPFAFLAKLVFTAITLGFGFVGGEAIPLFFMGATLGNTLYNFVDFPMSFLAAIGMVATFCGGANAPIAAFLLGVEMFGGKGIEYFFVACLTSYIFSGHHGLWPSQTVYEPKSRLYNITNGESISNIEIKKKR from the coding sequence ATGAACACTAAGGTCAAATATCAAACATTTATTTCAACTTTTATAAAGTGGTTATTATGGGGCGGAATTATAGGGGTTATCATTGGATCAACAACAGCTTTACTTTTAAACACAAATGATTTTCTTGGAAAGATACGTGAACATAACTTCTGGCTGATCTACCTCCTCCCTCTAGGCGGGATTATTATAGGCTACATTTATATGAATTTTGGAAAAAACTACGCTCATAACACACTTAATGATTCTGCTAAAGGGAATAATCTCGTTATCGAAGGGGTCCACGGAAAAGCCAAAGTACTACGTAGAATGGGACCAATCGTTTACTTAGGTACCTTTATTACTGTCCTATTTGGAGGCTCAACAGGAAGAGAAGGAGCAGCAATCCAAATGGGAGGTAGTGTCGCTCAAACCGTTAACCAATATTTCAAGATAAACATACTGGATACAAAGATTTTACTAATGAGTGGAATCAGTGCTGGTTTTGGCGCAGCCTTTGGTACACCAATCACAGGTGCCATCTTTGGAATGGAAATGACGGCTTTAGGAAAAATGAAGTATGAAGCATTTGTTCCTTGTCTTATCGCTAGCTTTGTCGGTCATTACATAACAGAATCCGTTTGGGGAGTCAAACATGAAACGTTTATTATCCAAAATGTACCGACAGCTTCTGCCGTTACTTTCTTAAAGGTTATTTTTTTAGCCATTATTTTCAGTCTGTTAAGCATTTTATATTGCCAACTAAGGCATGGAATACAAAAATTGTCTGAAAAATACTTAAATAAAAACCACATATTAAGAGCCCTTATCGGAGGTATTATCATTGTCCTACTAACGCTGATCATTGGGGCACAAGACTATAACGGACGTGGACTAGACATGCTTGAAGAAGCATTTAAAGAAGAGGTCCCCCCTTTTGCCTTTTTAGCAAAGTTAGTATTTACAGCTATTACACTTGGGTTTGGCTTTGTCGGTGGAGAAGCCATACCTTTATTTTTTATGGGGGCCACATTAGGGAATACCTTATACAATTTCGTTGATTTCCCGATGTCTTTTCTCGCAGCTATCGGTATGGTTGCTACGTTTTGTGGTGGTGCTAACGCCCCGATTGCCGCCTTCCTTTTAGGTGTTGAGATGTTTGGTGGCAAAGGAATTGAGTATTTTTTTGTGGCTTGTCTAACGAGTTATATCTTTTCAGGACATCATGGACTCTGGCCATCACAAACGGTCTATGAGCCAAAAAGCAGGTTGTATAATATTACAAATGGTGAGTCAATCAGCAACATTGAAATAAAGAAAAAGCGTTAG
- the pdaA gene encoding delta-lactam-biosynthetic de-N-acetylase yields the protein MKKLILSLTFIFVVAAALPFAILGANASYDNTEHHWSFKRQKDNKPATTEPEYIELLDKYGGYYIGDTSKKELYLTFDNGYENGYTKKVLDTLKEKDVPAAFFVTGHFLQTEQDLIHRMVDEGHIVGNHSYHHPSLPKVSDDRVKRELENLKKEFTEITGEKGMNYLRPPRGTFSERSLALTQELGYTNVFWSLAYKDWEIDKQKGAQYAYDRIMERIHPGAILLLHSVSQDNAEALAKVIDDCREQGYTFKSLDDLVFERQLKKL from the coding sequence TTGAAGAAACTGATTTTATCACTAACTTTTATTTTTGTTGTAGCTGCTGCATTACCTTTTGCGATTCTTGGGGCAAATGCTTCTTATGATAATACGGAGCACCATTGGAGCTTTAAACGTCAAAAGGATAATAAACCCGCTACGACAGAACCAGAGTACATTGAGCTTTTAGATAAATATGGTGGCTATTATATTGGTGATACGAGTAAGAAAGAGCTTTATTTAACGTTTGATAATGGTTATGAAAATGGCTATACAAAAAAAGTGTTAGATACTTTAAAGGAAAAAGATGTACCAGCGGCGTTTTTTGTAACAGGACACTTTCTACAAACCGAGCAGGACCTTATTCACCGGATGGTCGATGAAGGTCACATTGTTGGTAATCATTCTTACCATCATCCGAGTTTGCCAAAAGTTAGTGATGATCGCGTCAAAAGGGAGCTAGAGAACTTAAAAAAAGAGTTCACGGAAATTACGGGGGAGAAAGGTATGAACTACCTAAGACCGCCGCGAGGAACATTCAGTGAACGATCATTAGCACTCACCCAAGAGCTAGGCTATACGAATGTTTTTTGGTCCTTAGCCTATAAGGATTGGGAAATTGATAAACAAAAGGGCGCACAATATGCGTATGATCGAATTATGGAACGAATTCATCCAGGAGCGATATTACTACTCCATTCCGTTTCACAGGATAATGCAGAGGCATTAGCGAAGGTGATTGATGATTGCCGTGAGCAAGGCTATACATTTAAAAGTCTTGATGATTTAGTTTTTGAGAGACAACTGAAGAAATTATAA
- a CDS encoding OsmC family protein: MQFTMKENSFKTEVEFGELQISGDEQHGFRPYQLLVSSIAVCSGGVLRKVLEKKRVSFSDISISADVTRNDQGAKEVQKIALHFVITGQGLTESKIEKALAVTRKNCSMVQSVKDSIEVTESFELIEE; encoded by the coding sequence ATGCAATTTACAATGAAAGAAAACAGTTTTAAAACAGAAGTAGAATTTGGAGAGCTGCAAATTTCTGGTGATGAACAGCACGGCTTCCGTCCTTATCAATTGCTAGTATCTTCAATTGCTGTTTGTAGCGGTGGTGTGTTGCGGAAGGTATTGGAGAAGAAACGAGTTTCTTTTTCTGATATTTCGATAAGTGCGGATGTAACGAGAAATGACCAAGGAGCTAAGGAAGTTCAAAAAATCGCTCTTCATTTTGTGATTACAGGACAGGGACTAACCGAATCTAAAATTGAAAAAGCGTTGGCTGTCACACGAAAGAATTGCTCGATGGTTCAATCGGTAAAAGATAGTATCGAGGTCACTGAGTCATTTGAATTAATTGAAGAGTAA
- a CDS encoding fumarate hydratase has protein sequence MEKLKESFYQLIVETSTNLPNDVRRAVAEAKAKENAGTRAALSLSTITENISMADENVSPICQDTGMPTFEIKVPVGVNQIELKKAIKEALVQATKDGKLRPNSVHSLTGENSGDNLGEGTPVIHFEQWEKDEIDARLILKGGGCENKNIQYSLPAELEGLGRAGRDLDGIRKCIMHSVYQAQGQGCSAGFIGVGIGGDRTTSYTLAKEQLFRSVDDINQIEDLRKLEDYVLENANKLGIGTMGFGGEATLLGCKVGVMNRLPASFFVSVAYNCWAFRRLGIVIDPETGDIKDWLYKDGERIDVNKAAEEVAASEEGANEVREVTLEAPITEEQIRDLRVGDVVTINGIMHTGRDAIHHHLMDHDAPIDLDGQIIYHCGPVMLKDENEEWHVKAAGPTTSIREEPYQGDIMKKFGIRAVIGKGGMGPKTLKALEEHGGVYLNAIGGAAQYYADCIKKVEGVDLMEFGIPEAMWHLRVEGFTAVVTMDSHGNSLHADVDKSSLEKLEQFKEPVFK, from the coding sequence GTGGAAAAATTAAAAGAAAGTTTTTATCAGCTTATTGTTGAGACATCTACTAATCTTCCAAACGATGTTCGTCGCGCGGTAGCTGAGGCGAAAGCAAAAGAAAATGCAGGAACACGCGCTGCATTATCGTTATCAACAATTACAGAAAACATTTCAATGGCGGATGAAAATGTATCACCCATTTGTCAAGATACAGGAATGCCGACATTTGAAATTAAAGTGCCTGTCGGTGTAAACCAAATTGAATTGAAGAAAGCGATCAAAGAAGCGCTCGTTCAAGCGACAAAGGATGGTAAATTGCGTCCAAACTCGGTACATTCTCTTACAGGTGAAAACAGTGGGGACAACCTTGGGGAAGGGACACCTGTGATTCACTTTGAACAGTGGGAAAAAGATGAAATCGATGCGCGTTTAATTTTAAAAGGCGGCGGCTGTGAAAATAAAAATATTCAATATAGCTTACCGGCTGAGCTTGAAGGATTAGGACGAGCTGGGCGTGATCTAGATGGAATTCGCAAATGTATTATGCATTCGGTCTACCAAGCACAAGGCCAAGGCTGTAGTGCTGGTTTTATCGGCGTTGGAATTGGTGGCGATCGCACAACGAGTTATACACTAGCGAAGGAGCAATTATTCCGTAGTGTTGATGATATCAACCAAATTGAAGATTTACGCAAGCTTGAAGATTATGTGCTTGAAAACGCAAACAAGCTTGGAATTGGAACAATGGGATTTGGCGGAGAAGCGACATTATTAGGCTGTAAAGTCGGTGTAATGAATCGTCTGCCAGCAAGCTTCTTTGTTTCAGTCGCATACAACTGTTGGGCATTCCGTCGTCTTGGTATTGTTATTGACCCAGAAACAGGTGATATTAAAGACTGGTTATATAAAGACGGCGAGCGTATTGATGTCAATAAAGCAGCAGAAGAAGTTGCGGCATCAGAAGAAGGAGCGAATGAAGTACGAGAGGTGACGCTTGAGGCACCAATCACTGAAGAACAAATTCGCGACTTGCGTGTTGGTGATGTGGTAACGATTAATGGTATTATGCATACGGGTCGAGATGCGATCCACCATCATCTGATGGACCATGATGCGCCAATTGATTTAGATGGTCAAATCATCTATCACTGTGGACCTGTTATGTTAAAGGATGAAAACGAAGAGTGGCATGTCAAAGCAGCAGGGCCAACAACTAGTATTCGTGAGGAGCCTTATCAAGGTGATATCATGAAGAAATTTGGTATCCGTGCGGTTATCGGTAAAGGTGGCATGGGACCAAAAACGTTAAAAGCACTAGAAGAGCATGGCGGTGTATACTTAAATGCGATCGGTGGGGCAGCCCAATACTATGCTGACTGTATTAAAAAGGTTGAGGGCGTTGATTTAATGGAATTTGGTATTCCTGAAGCGATGTGGCATCTTCGCGTCGAAGGCTTTACCGCCGTCGTAACGATGGATTCCCATGGAAATAGTTTACATGCAGATGTTGATAAATCATCATTAGAAAAATTAGAGCAATTTAAAGAGCCAGTATTTAAATAA
- a CDS encoding YczE/YyaS/YitT family protein has product MVLRRVLSYVIGLFILSFGITLTIVAGLGVGAWDALNVGLSETVGLTVGNWVIIVGVILIILNAILLKSRPEVAALITVVLLGYFIDFWLLVVFPGVSFQTFIVQLLILFIGAVLMAIGIATYLQAGFAAIPIDRLMFVIQHLTKFKLMTSKTIAEVLALACAFLVGGPIGIGTVVVTFLIGPLIQLVFPTIEKIIKGQQSAA; this is encoded by the coding sequence ATGGTACTTAGAAGAGTGTTAAGTTATGTCATTGGATTGTTTATTTTATCGTTTGGAATTACATTAACGATTGTCGCTGGTCTCGGCGTTGGGGCTTGGGATGCCTTAAATGTCGGCTTATCTGAAACGGTAGGTCTCACCGTTGGGAACTGGGTGATTATCGTTGGGGTGATCTTAATTATTCTAAATGCGATCCTCTTAAAAAGTCGTCCTGAAGTGGCAGCTTTAATCACAGTGGTATTATTAGGTTATTTTATTGATTTTTGGTTACTTGTCGTGTTTCCAGGTGTTTCTTTTCAGACATTTATTGTCCAACTCTTGATTCTGTTCATCGGAGCCGTCCTGATGGCGATTGGGATTGCTACGTATTTGCAAGCTGGATTTGCTGCGATTCCGATTGATCGGTTGATGTTTGTTATCCAACATTTAACAAAATTTAAATTAATGACGTCAAAAACCATTGCCGAGGTTCTTGCATTAGCGTGTGCTTTTTTAGTAGGTGGGCCAATCGGTATTGGGACAGTCGTTGTTACCTTTTTAATTGGGCCTTTAATTCAATTGGTGTTTCCAACCATTGAGAAGATCATCAAGGGTCAGCAATCGGCCGCATAA
- the proC gene encoding pyrroline-5-carboxylate reductase — translation MKKQRLLFIGAGRMGEAIFSQLIKDPHNFAEITISNQSNHERLAFMRETYGISTTENWKDVVAKVDVIVLAIPPHAHKEVLTDLHDVISDQLVITVAAGIGIDLLEQHLPERTAVAWVMPNTAADVGESMSIYTLGRHVTSSQRSTLQTILSTIGAYEECTEEQVHQLTAITGSAPAFLYYFSEALEEAARRYGVSQDQARKLVSQMILGSAIMMKKGNDPAQLRDQVTSPGGATAAGINVLKDNNVKEILHSAVQATNARAKEQGKQ, via the coding sequence ATGAAGAAACAACGTCTTTTATTTATAGGTGCTGGCCGTATGGGAGAAGCGATCTTTTCACAATTAATTAAAGATCCACACAACTTCGCAGAGATCACCATTTCCAATCAAAGTAATCACGAGCGTCTAGCTTTCATGCGTGAGACGTATGGCATTTCAACGACAGAAAATTGGAAAGATGTTGTCGCAAAAGTAGATGTTATCGTTTTAGCCATTCCTCCCCACGCACATAAAGAAGTATTAACGGACTTACATGATGTGATCTCTGACCAACTTGTGATTACGGTTGCAGCAGGGATCGGGATTGATTTGTTAGAACAGCACTTACCAGAGAGAACAGCTGTGGCTTGGGTGATGCCAAATACAGCTGCTGACGTCGGTGAGTCTATGTCAATTTACACGCTCGGTCGTCATGTAACTTCAAGTCAGCGCTCGACGTTACAAACGATTTTATCGACCATAGGCGCTTACGAGGAATGCACTGAGGAACAAGTTCACCAACTAACAGCGATTACAGGTAGCGCACCGGCTTTTCTATACTATTTTAGTGAAGCGTTAGAAGAGGCTGCTCGCCGCTATGGAGTTAGTCAGGATCAAGCAAGAAAATTGGTATCACAGATGATTCTCGGTTCTGCAATCATGATGAAAAAGGGTAATGATCCAGCCCAATTAAGGGACCAAGTAACCTCACCAGGTGGGGCTACAGCTGCTGGCATCAACGTTCTAAAAGATAATAATGTCAAAGAGATCTTACATTCAGCAGTGCAAGCAACCAATGCACGTGCAAAGGAACAAGGTAAACAATAA